One genomic segment of Coffea arabica cultivar ET-39 chromosome 6e, Coffea Arabica ET-39 HiFi, whole genome shotgun sequence includes these proteins:
- the LOC113696239 gene encoding histone acetyltransferase type B catalytic subunit-like isoform X2, with translation MGTKHQSSSDPISDPKKKRRVGFSKIVSSKEEVGSPDSFCIKPVDLNHFFEEDGKIYGYQNLKITIWVSSISFHAYADISFESTSDGGKGITDLKAALQNVFAENLVEKKDEFLDKFSSDRRYVKSVISTVAALKLTAANGHNGDSKFDPKEDTADLEVFRIVGEPVGHLYSRLVPFILLLIDGSNPIDVTDPRWEIYVLVEKAIAHQEDSHPNLLGFAAVYRFYRYPDSMRLRLGQILVLPPYQRKGYGGSLLKVLNNVAVSEDVYDLTVEEPEDSLQHVRTLIDVQRLFVFGPIQAALNSVVARLKQENFSKKVHSCQCGPPLSAVEDVRKSLKINRRQFLQCWEVLLYLGLDPIEKYLETYRTIVSSRIKADVIGKDSEGVGKRVIDVPTEYDQEASFVMYKSLNGDATNREMAENRSNQEEQLRQLVDERMKEIKLIAEKVSSLKHR, from the exons ATGGGAACCAAACATCAGTCCTCCTCCGATCCGATTTCCGACCCCAAGAAGAAACGACGGGTTGGATTCTCCAAAATCG TCTCTAGCAAAGAAGAAGTGGGTTCTCCAGACAGTTTCTGTATAAAACCGGTTGACTTGAATCACTTCTTTGAAGAGGATGGGAAGATTTATGGTTATCAAAATTTGAAG ATTACCATATGGGTTAGCAGCATATCATTTCATGCATATGCTGATATTTCTTTTGAGAGCACATCAGAT GGAGGCAAGGGGATCACAGATCTCAAAGCTGCTCTTCAG AATGTTTTTGCTGAAAATCTTGTTGAGAAAAAAGATGAGTTCCTAGATAAATTTTCAAGTGATCGCCGATATGTTAA ATCTGTTATCTCGACCGTGGCGGCACTGAAATTAACAGCTGCCAATGGACACAATGGTGATTCTAAATTCGACCCTAAAGAAGACACTGCAGATTTGGAG GTGTTCCGCATTGTTGGTGAACCTGTGGGGCACCTTTACAGTCGCCTAGTGCCATTCATACTTCTTCTCATAGATG GTAGCAATCCCATTGATGTTACTGATCCCAGATGGGAAATATACGTATTGGTTGAGAAAGCAATTGCTCATCAGGAGGATAGTCATCCTAATTTGCTTGGGTTTGCAGCTGTTTATCGTTTCTATCGATATCCAGATAGCATGCGCTTGCGTCTTGGACAG ATATTGGTATTACCACCTTATCAGCGCAAAGGTTATGGTGGTAGCCTCCTCAAGGTGCTTAACAACGTGGCAGTATCTGAAGATGTTTATGACCTGACTGTCGAAGAGCCAGAAGACTCCCTTCAACATGTTCGGACATTGATTGATGTGCAACGCCTGTTTGTTTTCGGTCCAATCCAGGCTGCCCTTAATTCTGTTGTGGCACGTctaaaacaagaaaactttTCGAAGAAAGTTCACTCCTGCCAATGTGGTCCACCTTTGAGTGCTGTTGAAGATGTGAGGAAGAGTTTGAAAATCAATAGAAGACAATTTTTGCAGTGCTGGGAGGTTCTCCTCTATCTTGGCCTAGATCCGATTGAGAAGTACCTGGAGACTTATCGTACAATTGTTTCATCTAGAATAAAGGCAGATGTGATCGGTAAAGATTCTGAAGGCGTTGGGAAACGGGTTATTGATGTGCCAACTGAATATGATCAAGAAGCATCATTTGTTATGTATAAGTCACTGAATGGTGATGCAACAAACAGGGAGATGGCTGAGAACCGGAGTAATCAAGAGGAACAGCTGCGGCAACTGGTGGATGAAAGGATGAAAGAAATAAAGTTAATTGCAGAGAAAGTATCATCCTTGAAGCATAGATGA
- the LOC113696239 gene encoding histone acetyltransferase type B catalytic subunit-like isoform X1, which yields MGTKHQSSSDPISDPKKKRRVGFSKIDAGVEANECIKIYLVSSKEEVGSPDSFCIKPVDLNHFFEEDGKIYGYQNLKITIWVSSISFHAYADISFESTSDGGKGITDLKAALQNVFAENLVEKKDEFLDKFSSDRRYVKSVISTVAALKLTAANGHNGDSKFDPKEDTADLEVFRIVGEPVGHLYSRLVPFILLLIDGSNPIDVTDPRWEIYVLVEKAIAHQEDSHPNLLGFAAVYRFYRYPDSMRLRLGQILVLPPYQRKGYGGSLLKVLNNVAVSEDVYDLTVEEPEDSLQHVRTLIDVQRLFVFGPIQAALNSVVARLKQENFSKKVHSCQCGPPLSAVEDVRKSLKINRRQFLQCWEVLLYLGLDPIEKYLETYRTIVSSRIKADVIGKDSEGVGKRVIDVPTEYDQEASFVMYKSLNGDATNREMAENRSNQEEQLRQLVDERMKEIKLIAEKVSSLKHR from the exons ATGGGAACCAAACATCAGTCCTCCTCCGATCCGATTTCCGACCCCAAGAAGAAACGACGGGTTGGATTCTCCAAAATCG ATGCTGGTGTTGAAGCCAACGAGTGCATCAAAATATATCTTG TCTCTAGCAAAGAAGAAGTGGGTTCTCCAGACAGTTTCTGTATAAAACCGGTTGACTTGAATCACTTCTTTGAAGAGGATGGGAAGATTTATGGTTATCAAAATTTGAAG ATTACCATATGGGTTAGCAGCATATCATTTCATGCATATGCTGATATTTCTTTTGAGAGCACATCAGAT GGAGGCAAGGGGATCACAGATCTCAAAGCTGCTCTTCAG AATGTTTTTGCTGAAAATCTTGTTGAGAAAAAAGATGAGTTCCTAGATAAATTTTCAAGTGATCGCCGATATGTTAA ATCTGTTATCTCGACCGTGGCGGCACTGAAATTAACAGCTGCCAATGGACACAATGGTGATTCTAAATTCGACCCTAAAGAAGACACTGCAGATTTGGAG GTGTTCCGCATTGTTGGTGAACCTGTGGGGCACCTTTACAGTCGCCTAGTGCCATTCATACTTCTTCTCATAGATG GTAGCAATCCCATTGATGTTACTGATCCCAGATGGGAAATATACGTATTGGTTGAGAAAGCAATTGCTCATCAGGAGGATAGTCATCCTAATTTGCTTGGGTTTGCAGCTGTTTATCGTTTCTATCGATATCCAGATAGCATGCGCTTGCGTCTTGGACAG ATATTGGTATTACCACCTTATCAGCGCAAAGGTTATGGTGGTAGCCTCCTCAAGGTGCTTAACAACGTGGCAGTATCTGAAGATGTTTATGACCTGACTGTCGAAGAGCCAGAAGACTCCCTTCAACATGTTCGGACATTGATTGATGTGCAACGCCTGTTTGTTTTCGGTCCAATCCAGGCTGCCCTTAATTCTGTTGTGGCACGTctaaaacaagaaaactttTCGAAGAAAGTTCACTCCTGCCAATGTGGTCCACCTTTGAGTGCTGTTGAAGATGTGAGGAAGAGTTTGAAAATCAATAGAAGACAATTTTTGCAGTGCTGGGAGGTTCTCCTCTATCTTGGCCTAGATCCGATTGAGAAGTACCTGGAGACTTATCGTACAATTGTTTCATCTAGAATAAAGGCAGATGTGATCGGTAAAGATTCTGAAGGCGTTGGGAAACGGGTTATTGATGTGCCAACTGAATATGATCAAGAAGCATCATTTGTTATGTATAAGTCACTGAATGGTGATGCAACAAACAGGGAGATGGCTGAGAACCGGAGTAATCAAGAGGAACAGCTGCGGCAACTGGTGGATGAAAGGATGAAAGAAATAAAGTTAATTGCAGAGAAAGTATCATCCTTGAAGCATAGATGA